A stretch of the Capsicum annuum cultivar UCD-10X-F1 chromosome 8, UCD10Xv1.1, whole genome shotgun sequence genome encodes the following:
- the LOC107839712 gene encoding uncharacterized protein LOC107839712, whose amino-acid sequence MEQSLLLTLLLLSTTAFLGSTRIRLVAAHQESGNWHCETDEESRVSAEYRPGLVTLDGHADDWENIEGFEFSLLPALDPDHDHEYKGGKMTVKALHDGKDVYFLMQVDGEYVYNKGNDKNCPSVALMFQVGESATYHSMGGCKQSPDACNKKTCRGHEVDIMHFSIGNAIPGRLYGGNPVDNRDGNGGDRFGHLVDLYAWSPHCMNLDGVSPKENDTSAQNDWRGAWWHSSFTTHSGYSEEDSPYSTKGQKGTFYFEFSRALRTMDRLQQDVQFTIGQTSKFSAALWYPEDGNPWHGSGHYTIGCDWIPLDVPPGSSAGIKVVSRSSWDVANGFAFLLSVVSFGVSLFVAYWVHKKNAISFQPIDL is encoded by the exons ATGGAGCAATCTTTGCTCCTCACACTCTTGTTACTATCTACCACTGCGTTTCTTGGGTCTACCCGGATCCGATTGGTCGCTGCCCATCAAGAATCAGGCAACTGGCATTGTGAAACCGACGAGGAATCCCGAGTTTCTGCGGAGTACAGGCCTGGATTGGTGACTCTGGATGGACACGCTGATGATTGGGAGAATATTGAGGGGTTTGAGTTTTCTTTACTGCCTGCTCTTGACCCAGATCATGACCATGAATATAAAGGAGGAAAGATGACTGTTAAG GCTTTGCACGATGGGAAAGATGTATACTTTTTGATGCAAGTAGATGGAGAATATGTCTACAACAAAGG AAATGACAAGAATTGCCCATCTGTAGCACTTATGTTTCAAGTTGGTGAGAGTGCCACATATCATAGT ATGGGTGGGTGTAAGCAATCACCTGATGCATGCAACAAAAAAACTTGTCGTGGGCACGAAGTCGATATCATGCACTTCTCTATTGGAAATGCTATTCCTGGCAGATTGTATGGTGGAAACCCAGTCGACAACAGAGATGGTAATGGGGGAGACAG ATTTGGTCATCTAGTCGATTTATATGCTTGGAGCCCACACTGTATGAATCTGGACGGGGTTAGTCCTAAAG AAAATGATACTTCTGCCCAGAATGACTGGAGGGGTGCATGGTGGCATAGCAGTTTCACAACCCATTCAG GTTATTCAGAGGAAGACAGTCCTTATTCAACAAAGGGTCAGAAGGGAACattctattttgaattttctaGGGCCCTGAGAACCATGGATCGTCTTCAGCAG GATGTGCAATTCACCATCGGTCAGACAAGCAAGTTTTCAGCTGCACTTTGGTATCCGGAGGATGGAAATCCATGGCACGGATCAGGACATTATACGATTGGCTGTGATTGGATACCTCTAGATGTTCCTCCAGGTTCATCGGCAGGCATCAAAGTGGTATCAAGAAGCTCTTGGGATGTTGCCAATGGTTTTGCTTTTCTGTTATCTGTTGTTTCATTTGGTGTATCCCTTTTTGTTGCTTATTGGGTTCATAAGAAAAATGCCATCTCTTTTCAACCCATTGATCTTTAG